In one Desulfoferula mesophila genomic region, the following are encoded:
- a CDS encoding formylglycine-generating enzyme family protein encodes MNRASLVMLVWAAAVLLGGGAAWADIHDPHPQAGDLSLPLPDGARMVFRPVHLGRSMEGLGTRMVWVGRGEGDIFYQTPTQVEISGAFNLARAGSEDWVYYLGKYEVTEAQFYSLMPPPPRRSRSELMKSAQPVTGVSWFQAQEFLKLYNQWLAANAPDKLPRSAGAADAGATYLRLPDEVEWEFAARGGGLIEPSQYFQRTPYGPNQTVVHEWCFPEVVRAPPRVRAVGLKKPHPLGFYDLLGNVAEMTSSLFRVEYTAGRSGGYALRGGSTMKDGAEQCLPSLRAEMPLYKNGKPFTRNDVGLRLVIASLATASRQDVARLKQIYERYGQGGQPVFGVSLGGSQAGWQQLRDTLGRVSPQALKAVDPQLDQLEAKLRQAATKMRKVESDSALVTIRTAVYCLYATYKTMLNEMYLKPIVQMSQSSERRRRAQQNLHDNQVAREESLEQYFAQLDLMDRLYSREVVLGQLEEHRKLLVNQAAGPQKVKINQLLGRHYQSYLKAKQADKAAWVGDLRQALFVPNQASGPR; translated from the coding sequence ATGAATAGAGCCTCCCTGGTGATGCTCGTCTGGGCCGCGGCCGTCCTGCTGGGGGGCGGCGCGGCCTGGGCGGACATCCACGATCCCCACCCCCAAGCGGGCGACCTGTCCCTGCCTCTGCCGGACGGGGCGCGCATGGTCTTTCGGCCGGTGCACCTGGGCCGAAGCATGGAGGGCCTGGGCACCCGCATGGTATGGGTGGGCCGGGGCGAGGGTGACATTTTCTACCAGACCCCCACCCAGGTGGAGATCAGCGGGGCCTTCAACCTGGCCCGGGCCGGGAGCGAGGATTGGGTCTACTACCTGGGCAAGTACGAAGTCACCGAGGCCCAGTTCTATTCCCTGATGCCCCCGCCCCCGAGGCGCTCGCGCTCGGAGCTGATGAAGAGCGCCCAACCGGTCACGGGGGTCTCCTGGTTCCAGGCCCAGGAGTTTCTCAAGCTCTACAACCAGTGGCTGGCGGCCAACGCCCCGGACAAGCTGCCCCGCTCGGCCGGGGCCGCGGACGCCGGGGCGACCTACCTGCGCCTGCCGGACGAGGTGGAATGGGAGTTCGCGGCGCGCGGCGGCGGGCTCATCGAGCCCAGCCAATATTTTCAGCGCACGCCCTACGGCCCCAACCAAACTGTCGTGCACGAGTGGTGCTTTCCCGAGGTGGTGCGCGCCCCGCCCCGGGTGCGGGCGGTGGGCCTCAAAAAGCCCCACCCCCTGGGCTTCTACGACCTGCTGGGCAACGTGGCCGAGATGACCTCCTCCCTGTTCCGGGTGGAGTACACCGCCGGGCGCAGCGGGGGCTACGCGTTGCGCGGCGGTTCGACCATGAAGGACGGGGCCGAGCAGTGCCTGCCCAGCCTGCGGGCGGAGATGCCCCTTTATAAAAACGGCAAGCCCTTTACGCGCAACGACGTGGGCCTGCGCCTGGTCATCGCCTCCCTGGCCACCGCCTCCCGCCAAGACGTGGCCCGGCTCAAGCAAATCTACGAGCGCTACGGCCAGGGCGGGCAACCGGTGTTCGGGGTCTCCCTGGGCGGCTCCCAGGCGGGCTGGCAACAGCTTCGCGACACTCTGGGCCGGGTGAGCCCCCAGGCCCTCAAGGCGGTGGACCCCCAGCTCGACCAGCTGGAGGCCAAGCTGCGCCAGGCCGCCACCAAGATGCGCAAGGTGGAGAGCGACTCGGCCCTGGTCACCATCCGCACGGCGGTCTACTGCCTCTACGCCACCTACAAGACCATGCTCAACGAGATGTACCTAAAACCCATCGTCCAGATGAGCCAAAGCAGCGAGCGCCGCCGCCGGGCCCAGCAGAACCTGCACGACAATCAGGTGGCCCGCGAGGAATCCCTGGAGCAGTACTTCGCCCAACTGGACCTCATGGACCGCCTCTACAGCCGGGAGGTGGTGCTGGGGCAGCTGGAGGAGCACCGCAAGCTTTTGGTCAACCAGGCGGCCGGTCCCCAGAAGGTGAAGATCAACCAACTGCTGGGGCGGCACTATCAAAGCTATTTGAAGGCCAAGCAGGCCGACAAGGCGGCTTGGGTCGGGGATCTGCGGCAGGCCCTGTTCGTCCCGAACCAGGCGTCCGGCCCCCGCTGA
- a CDS encoding VWA domain-containing protein: MARKVFLPLSLVLALLLALSWSAMAAGERKPVRIQGTKAMYLRVVARPFAKIYKEPKEGAEVVEANVRTFQPFYVYTQPQQAQAVSKTAEEGWYEVGPNDRGQVKGWMKATDVMPWKHAMCLLYTSPEGRKPVLMFSEIKTLQQMVKQPQEQRLAQAQGYYQTIAEAGGKQLPKDFPVVAVEPKRWIDPRTQFYLMPVLEAVNLEVDTFYTTLVKLAAATAAGRGSSNVRTNVQERQQALVAADSGDAAQKIKDQKIDIVYVMDMTKSMRPFIEATLKTILDTSALLSQKMAGGHDLGSNIRFGLWGYRDSETIRGIEFDTRNFTPQLQEVEAFGQTLSTVREANVGSEGFEEDVFGGVDQAILNTQWTGDALRFIVLVGDAPSHPLGHEWNSSKKDENILRTLADEKKVYLFSMHIKYPDPRLSSYHQVGEGQFAKLATNPGTDKAAYFPIQGNDPQDFAKVSKLVAESMVAALQKGQSGAVMAAAPAAPAASSAPAASAAPAAPASQAAQIAEVIRAAQVQWLGKATGAQAPKDITAFAMDRDLENPAIPSLDVCVLLNKRQLDSLVKALQTIIEAGRLGQKSGQGFFESLKNVAVLGGADPDKILSAKKYSDSGLVPEFLKGLPYKSKIMALTGETWASWNAMEQDRFMDELDGKIQAYQDIHEQADQWVQLNQGDDKDQYVYPVKLSLMP; this comes from the coding sequence ATGGCCCGAAAAGTCTTTTTGCCTCTTAGCCTCGTCCTGGCCCTGCTGCTGGCCCTCTCCTGGAGCGCCATGGCGGCCGGCGAAAGAAAGCCGGTGCGCATCCAGGGCACCAAGGCCATGTACCTCAGGGTGGTGGCCCGGCCCTTTGCCAAGATCTACAAGGAGCCCAAGGAAGGGGCCGAGGTGGTGGAGGCCAACGTGCGCACCTTCCAGCCCTTCTACGTCTACACCCAGCCCCAGCAGGCCCAGGCGGTGTCCAAGACCGCCGAGGAGGGTTGGTACGAGGTGGGGCCCAACGACCGGGGCCAGGTCAAGGGCTGGATGAAGGCCACGGACGTCATGCCCTGGAAACACGCCATGTGCCTGCTCTACACCTCGCCAGAGGGCCGCAAGCCGGTGCTGATGTTTTCTGAGATCAAGACCCTGCAGCAGATGGTCAAGCAGCCTCAGGAGCAACGCCTGGCCCAGGCCCAGGGCTATTACCAAACCATCGCCGAGGCGGGCGGCAAACAGCTACCCAAGGACTTCCCGGTGGTGGCCGTGGAGCCCAAGCGCTGGATAGACCCGCGCACCCAGTTCTATCTCATGCCCGTGTTGGAGGCGGTGAACCTGGAGGTGGACACCTTCTACACCACCCTGGTCAAGCTGGCCGCGGCCACCGCCGCCGGGCGCGGCTCCAGCAACGTGCGCACCAACGTGCAGGAGCGCCAACAGGCCCTGGTGGCCGCCGACTCCGGTGACGCGGCGCAGAAGATCAAGGACCAGAAGATCGACATCGTCTACGTCATGGACATGACCAAGTCCATGCGGCCGTTCATCGAGGCCACCCTCAAGACCATCCTGGACACCAGCGCCCTGCTCAGCCAGAAAATGGCCGGTGGCCACGACCTGGGCAGCAACATCCGCTTCGGTCTGTGGGGCTACCGCGACAGCGAGACCATCCGGGGCATCGAGTTCGACACCCGCAACTTCACGCCCCAGTTGCAGGAGGTGGAGGCCTTTGGCCAGACCTTGTCCACGGTGCGCGAGGCGAACGTGGGCAGCGAAGGCTTTGAGGAAGACGTCTTCGGCGGGGTGGACCAGGCCATCCTCAACACCCAGTGGACCGGGGACGCCCTGCGCTTCATCGTGCTGGTGGGCGACGCCCCCAGCCACCCCCTGGGCCACGAGTGGAACAGCAGCAAAAAGGACGAGAACATCCTGCGCACCCTGGCCGACGAGAAAAAGGTCTACCTGTTCTCCATGCACATCAAATACCCCGACCCGCGCCTGAGCTCCTATCACCAGGTGGGCGAGGGGCAGTTCGCCAAGCTGGCCACCAACCCCGGCACCGACAAGGCCGCCTACTTCCCCATCCAGGGCAACGACCCCCAGGACTTCGCCAAGGTATCCAAGCTGGTGGCCGAGAGCATGGTGGCGGCCCTGCAAAAGGGGCAAAGCGGTGCGGTCATGGCCGCCGCTCCGGCCGCACCGGCGGCATCCTCGGCACCGGCGGCATCCGCCGCGCCGGCGGCGCCGGCCTCCCAGGCGGCGCAGATCGCCGAGGTCATCCGCGCGGCCCAGGTGCAGTGGCTGGGCAAGGCCACCGGGGCCCAGGCCCCCAAGGACATCACCGCCTTTGCCATGGACCGCGACCTGGAGAACCCGGCCATACCCAGCCTGGACGTGTGCGTGCTGCTCAACAAGCGCCAACTGGACTCGCTGGTCAAGGCCCTGCAAACCATCATCGAGGCGGGCCGCCTGGGCCAAAAGAGCGGCCAGGGCTTTTTCGAGTCACTCAAGAACGTGGCGGTGCTCGGCGGGGCCGACCCGGACAAGATCCTGAGCGCCAAGAAGTACAGCGACAGCGGCCTGGTGCCGGAGTTCCTCAAGGGCCTGCCCTACAAGAGCAAGATCATGGCCCTCACCGGCGAGACCTGGGCCAGCTGGAACGCCATGGAGCAGGACCGCTTCATGGACGAGTTGGACGGCAAGATTCAGGCCTACCAGGACATCCACGAGCAGGCCGACCAGTGGGTGCAGCTCAACCAGGGCGACGACAAGGACCAGTACGTCTATCCGGTCAAGCTCAGCCTGATGCCCTGA
- a CDS encoding ABC transporter ATP-binding protein, whose translation MPSPEPQDGGVVYCLRQVVKQRAKGGSAFELCVPRLDIGRGEFVAIVGASGCGKSTLLDLLGLVLSPSRCEEFSLRAGGQTHDLMRQNEASLARLRRVHLGYVLQTGGLLPFLSVGDNARLPCRLNGQAGGRDRVEELLAILEIEKQARKKPQFLSGGQRQRAAIARALAHRPPVVLADEPTAAVDKFTATKIRDQFKRLTREMGTTLIMVTHDHELVRGSADRTYTFLVEPLDDTLTRSTLLEAA comes from the coding sequence ATGCCAAGCCCGGAGCCCCAAGACGGGGGGGTGGTGTATTGCCTGCGCCAGGTGGTCAAGCAAAGGGCCAAGGGGGGTAGCGCCTTTGAGCTGTGCGTGCCCCGCCTGGATATCGGCCGGGGCGAGTTCGTGGCCATCGTGGGGGCCAGCGGCTGCGGCAAGAGCACCTTGCTGGACCTGCTGGGCCTGGTGCTCTCCCCCAGCCGCTGCGAAGAGTTCAGCCTGCGGGCCGGGGGCCAGACCCACGACCTGATGCGACAGAACGAGGCCTCCCTGGCCCGGTTGCGCCGGGTCCACCTGGGCTACGTGTTGCAGACCGGCGGCCTGCTGCCCTTCCTCTCGGTGGGCGACAACGCCCGCCTGCCCTGCCGCCTGAACGGCCAGGCGGGCGGGCGCGACCGGGTGGAGGAGCTGTTGGCCATCCTGGAAATCGAGAAACAGGCCCGCAAGAAGCCCCAGTTCCTCTCCGGGGGCCAGCGGCAGCGGGCGGCCATCGCCCGGGCCCTGGCCCACCGCCCCCCGGTGGTGCTGGCCGACGAGCCCACCGCGGCGGTGGACAAGTTCACCGCCACCAAGATTCGCGACCAGTTCAAGCGGCTGACCAGAGAGATGGGCACGACCCTGATCATGGTGACCCATGATCACGAACTGGTGCGCGGTTCGGCCGACCGCACCTACACCTTTTTGGTGGAGCCCCTGGACGACACCCTGACCCGCTCCACCCTGCTGGAGGCTGCTTGA
- a CDS encoding nuclear transport factor 2 family protein: MSNPENDYPATVPSCLTLDQARTMVAGFVEAFHQQDVEALAQGWTEDVVIRFADLPEIKGKAAAKAWVAARFARQKDYRLVKSFQAITGDVLGDSWTGTWIDAATGKKMQGKGMEFLTLRDGKIAVWEAVFNVWEQGQDGVTPVV; the protein is encoded by the coding sequence ATGAGCAATCCTGAGAACGACTACCCCGCCACCGTCCCCTCCTGCCTCACCCTGGACCAGGCCCGGACCATGGTGGCCGGTTTCGTGGAGGCCTTCCACCAGCAGGACGTGGAGGCCCTGGCCCAAGGCTGGACCGAGGACGTCGTCATCCGCTTCGCGGACCTGCCCGAGATAAAAGGCAAGGCCGCGGCCAAGGCCTGGGTGGCCGCCCGCTTCGCCCGCCAGAAGGACTACCGCCTGGTCAAGAGCTTCCAGGCCATAACCGGCGACGTCCTGGGCGACTCCTGGACCGGAACCTGGATCGACGCGGCCACCGGCAAAAAGATGCAGGGCAAGGGCATGGAGTTCCTCACCCTCAGGGACGGCAAGATCGCGGTGTGGGAGGCGGTGTTCAACGTGTGGGAACAGGGCCAGGACGGCGTTACACCTGTGGTGTAG
- a CDS encoding MFS transporter, with protein MPRSKFHWAWVILAVCFADVFINFAARLGYGLVLPEMLGPLNLSRTGAGTIYNAYLLVYLIFTPLAGYLNDRVGGRAVLTVCVLILGLGLVGLGAADGLGGAAAAFGLAGMGAAGMWAPLIALVQRWFAPRRRGLALGILSTSYGLGLACLGLVFPLIVGSLSWRWAWWILGGAALVMVLINGLFLRSTPEGAGVAPWGPRQPYEPAPGGRAAPTWQKGLLGPVLRGRLFWNIALSYFCVVYAVYGVTTFMVDYAQHSLGLPMAQASQLATLHGLAQAAGVLVLLPLSDRWGRRNTILLANGVVALAVLGILYWGTSWVPLMVMVGILAFFFGAVFPMYGACAGDYFPHRVMGTVVGMWTVANGLASISVHWVAGALRDYTGGYELSFIIDAAMAALGLLLMLRVPNHRQG; from the coding sequence ATGCCGCGTAGCAAATTCCATTGGGCCTGGGTGATCCTGGCCGTTTGTTTCGCCGACGTGTTCATCAACTTCGCGGCGCGGCTGGGCTATGGCCTGGTGCTGCCGGAGATGCTGGGGCCCCTTAACCTCTCGCGCACCGGCGCGGGCACCATCTACAACGCCTACCTGCTGGTGTACCTGATCTTCACCCCTTTGGCCGGCTACCTCAACGACCGGGTGGGGGGCCGGGCGGTGCTCACCGTCTGCGTCCTGATCCTGGGCCTGGGCCTGGTGGGCCTGGGCGCGGCTGACGGCCTGGGTGGCGCGGCGGCCGCCTTCGGCCTAGCCGGGATGGGGGCCGCGGGCATGTGGGCCCCGCTCATCGCCCTGGTGCAACGCTGGTTCGCGCCGCGTCGCCGGGGCCTGGCCCTGGGCATTCTCTCCACCTCCTACGGCCTGGGCCTGGCCTGCCTGGGGCTGGTGTTCCCGCTGATCGTGGGCTCCCTGAGCTGGCGCTGGGCCTGGTGGATTCTGGGCGGCGCGGCCCTGGTGATGGTTCTGATCAACGGCCTGTTTTTGCGCAGCACCCCCGAGGGCGCCGGGGTAGCCCCCTGGGGGCCGCGTCAACCCTACGAGCCCGCGCCGGGGGGCCGGGCCGCCCCTACCTGGCAAAAGGGCCTGCTGGGCCCGGTGCTCCGGGGGCGGCTGTTCTGGAACATCGCCCTGTCCTACTTCTGCGTGGTCTACGCGGTGTACGGGGTCACCACCTTCATGGTGGACTACGCCCAGCATTCCCTGGGCCTGCCCATGGCCCAGGCCAGCCAACTGGCCACCCTGCACGGCCTGGCCCAGGCGGCGGGGGTGCTGGTGCTGTTGCCGCTGAGCGACCGCTGGGGGCGGCGCAACACCATCTTGCTGGCCAACGGTGTGGTGGCCCTGGCGGTGCTGGGCATCCTCTACTGGGGCACCTCCTGGGTTCCCCTCATGGTGATGGTGGGAATCCTGGCCTTTTTCTTCGGCGCGGTTTTCCCCATGTACGGGGCCTGCGCGGGGGACTACTTCCCCCACCGGGTGATGGGCACGGTGGTGGGCATGTGGACGGTGGCCAACGGCCTGGCCAGCATCAGCGTGCACTGGGTGGCCGGGGCCCTGCGCGACTACACCGGCGGCTACGAGCTGAGCTTCATCATCGACGCGGCCATGGCCGCCCTGGGCCTGTTGCTGATGCTTCGGGTGCCCAACCACCGCCAAGGGTAG
- a CDS encoding sigma-54-dependent transcriptional regulator gives MLAQVLIVDDEPSIRSSLGGILSDEGYEISEAPDGESALSLLEQEVPDIMLLDVWLPGIDGLSVLERVKKRLPELPVVMISGHGTVETAVKATRLGAYDFIEKPLDMDKIILAVRNGLAMSRLTEENLLLRAKAEAPSITGTSQAIEQVRRAIAQVAPTDSWVLITGENGTGKELVAHAIHRQSKRAAHTFVDVNCAAIPEELIESELFGHEKGAFTGATGKKRGKFDLAHQGTLFLDEIADMSLKTQAKILRILQEQRFERVGGTKTISVDVRVLAATNKDLKQEIAEGRFREDLYYRLNVIPIHVPPLRERAGDVPELAGDFLRHLARKHNQPLKHFTPQALEVLAAQPWPGNVRELKNLVERLWILCPDREIGLEHMPPEMSGAASPALPLPELFDGDFKSAKAAFEKAYLEGKLKQNQGNVSRTAEEVGLERSHLHKKLKSLGIKAGNGD, from the coding sequence TTGCTGGCCCAAGTGCTGATCGTGGACGACGAGCCATCCATCCGCTCCAGCCTGGGGGGCATTCTCTCCGACGAGGGCTACGAGATCTCCGAGGCCCCGGACGGCGAGAGCGCCCTGAGCCTGTTGGAGCAGGAGGTGCCCGACATCATGCTCCTGGACGTGTGGCTGCCGGGCATCGACGGGCTCAGCGTCTTGGAGCGGGTGAAAAAGCGCCTGCCCGAGCTGCCGGTGGTGATGATCTCGGGCCACGGCACGGTGGAGACGGCGGTGAAGGCCACCCGCCTGGGGGCCTACGACTTCATCGAAAAGCCCCTGGACATGGACAAGATCATCCTGGCCGTGCGCAACGGCCTGGCCATGAGCCGCCTCACCGAGGAGAACCTCTTGTTGCGGGCCAAGGCCGAGGCCCCCTCCATCACCGGCACCAGCCAGGCCATAGAGCAGGTGCGCCGGGCCATCGCCCAGGTGGCCCCCACCGACTCCTGGGTGCTCATCACCGGCGAGAACGGCACCGGCAAGGAGCTGGTGGCCCACGCCATCCACCGTCAGAGCAAGCGGGCGGCCCACACCTTCGTGGACGTCAACTGCGCCGCCATCCCCGAAGAGCTCATCGAGAGCGAGCTGTTCGGCCACGAAAAGGGGGCCTTCACCGGGGCCACCGGCAAGAAGCGCGGCAAGTTCGACCTGGCCCACCAGGGCACCCTGTTCTTGGACGAGATCGCCGACATGAGCCTGAAGACCCAGGCCAAGATCCTGCGCATCCTGCAGGAGCAGCGCTTCGAGCGGGTGGGGGGCACCAAGACCATCTCCGTGGACGTGCGGGTGTTGGCCGCCACCAACAAGGATCTCAAGCAGGAGATCGCCGAGGGCCGCTTCCGCGAGGACCTCTACTACCGCCTCAACGTCATCCCCATCCACGTGCCGCCCCTGCGCGAGCGGGCGGGCGACGTGCCCGAGCTGGCCGGGGACTTTTTGCGCCACCTGGCCCGAAAGCACAACCAGCCGCTCAAGCACTTCACGCCCCAGGCCCTGGAGGTGCTGGCCGCCCAGCCCTGGCCGGGCAACGTGCGCGAGCTAAAGAACCTGGTGGAGCGCCTGTGGATTCTCTGCCCGGACCGCGAGATCGGCCTGGAGCACATGCCCCCGGAGATGAGCGGGGCCGCCTCCCCGGCCCTCCCCCTGCCCGAGCTTTTCGACGGCGATTTCAAGTCCGCCAAGGCCGCCTTTGAAAAGGCCTATCTGGAGGGCAAGCTGAAGCAAAACCAGGGCAACGTTTCGCGCACCGCCGAGGAGGTGGGCCTGGAGCGCAGCCACTTGCACAAGAAGCTCAAGAGCCTGGGCATCAAGGCCGGCAACGGAGATTAG
- a CDS encoding glycine zipper domain-containing protein, which produces MRKVMLVMLVAVMALSGACATKSQETVATGAGVGAVVGGVIGYLVGGRSGAAIGAALGAGAGALVGNEVDNEQKKYATQEQWLDSQITQTENLNQRALAHNQAMEKKLAEMRFGGKRMQAMAKQNKLQASQLAQEKAKVEAEQASTKELMAEVTKEIEQTQYILGNKKIESDKQKQELLASVKTLQERQRELESQLNVLAQLPINTM; this is translated from the coding sequence ATGCGCAAAGTGATGTTGGTGATGCTCGTCGCGGTTATGGCCCTGAGCGGGGCCTGCGCCACCAAGAGCCAGGAAACCGTGGCCACCGGCGCGGGAGTGGGCGCGGTGGTCGGCGGGGTGATCGGCTATCTGGTGGGCGGACGCAGCGGCGCGGCCATCGGCGCGGCCCTGGGCGCGGGCGCGGGGGCCCTGGTGGGCAACGAGGTGGACAACGAGCAGAAAAAGTACGCCACCCAGGAGCAATGGCTGGATTCCCAGATCACCCAGACCGAGAACCTGAACCAGCGGGCCCTGGCCCACAACCAGGCCATGGAAAAGAAGCTGGCCGAGATGCGCTTCGGGGGCAAACGCATGCAGGCCATGGCCAAGCAGAACAAGCTCCAGGCCTCCCAACTGGCCCAGGAGAAGGCCAAGGTGGAGGCCGAGCAAGCCAGCACCAAGGAACTGATGGCCGAGGTGACCAAGGAGATCGAGCAGACCCAATACATCCTGGGCAACAAGAAGATAGAAAGCGACAAGCAGAAACAGGAGCTGCTCGCCTCGGTCAAGACCCTGCAGGAACGCCAACGGGAGTTGGAAAGCCAACTCAACGTGCTGGCCCAGCTGCCCATCAACACCATGTAG
- a CDS encoding FtsX-like permease family protein, with the protein MGARQKSDRALVLRLSLADLRHEWILSLCLTLAVSAILAPLLLLFGLKHGTIETLRHRLIENPVNREIRPSVSRSYTRQWIERLNARPEVEVAISNTRQLSASVLARLKGGQGETRMEIVPTAPGDPLLLLNQARPPEEGQCVLSQEAARKLGAKPGDTLVVATARRRQGVYEKGEMELKVAGVAEARATSQARLFVLLPVLEAMESYKDGEAVPAYGWPGSLPLAYPLYDGAVVALPAPLDKTTLISLRNNTGFHRAEPMAREEVLRLSGLSFPPETHTYFLATLGGASASASGASSPVDDKNLEAVRIRLRGQKPGLFAWTAPQEAELVGPAGQTLAGLKLYALPDGGEALPPAARPSPAPPWPALAQGQAPRLSLMPAPEVRAPEGELRLRLQLPQGELVFPVSLSAQASPRPGMSFIPPELAGVLRLGQTRPVRYDPEHHSFLLHRRGYAAFRLYARSIDDVAGLKEHFESQGIEVRTKAAEILQVKELDRYLSLIFWLIAAVGIAGGTASLVASLYASVERKKRDLAVLRLIGLPRSALLRFPVYQGAALAGGGFGLALGFFGLLAYAINTLFAAHLHPGESFCRLPWQELGLALAATLAVAALAAVLAALRVSRIEPAEALRDE; encoded by the coding sequence ATGGGCGCGCGGCAAAAATCCGACCGGGCCCTGGTGTTGCGCCTGTCCCTGGCCGACCTACGTCACGAGTGGATACTGAGCCTGTGCCTCACCCTGGCGGTGTCGGCCATCCTGGCCCCTCTGCTGCTCTTGTTCGGCCTCAAGCACGGCACCATCGAGACCCTGCGCCACCGGCTCATCGAAAACCCGGTGAACCGCGAGATTCGCCCCAGCGTCAGCCGCTCCTACACCCGCCAATGGATCGAGCGCCTGAACGCGCGGCCCGAGGTGGAGGTGGCCATTTCCAACACCCGCCAGCTCTCGGCCAGCGTGCTGGCGCGCCTCAAGGGTGGCCAGGGCGAGACGCGCATGGAGATCGTGCCCACCGCGCCGGGCGATCCCCTGCTGCTGCTAAACCAGGCCCGCCCCCCCGAGGAGGGCCAGTGCGTGCTGAGCCAGGAGGCCGCGCGCAAGCTGGGGGCCAAGCCGGGCGACACCCTGGTGGTGGCCACCGCCCGGCGGCGCCAGGGCGTCTATGAAAAGGGCGAGATGGAGCTCAAGGTGGCCGGCGTGGCCGAGGCGCGGGCCACCTCCCAGGCCCGCCTGTTCGTGCTGTTGCCGGTGCTGGAGGCCATGGAGAGCTACAAGGACGGCGAGGCGGTGCCCGCCTACGGCTGGCCCGGCTCCCTGCCCCTGGCCTATCCCCTGTATGACGGCGCGGTGGTGGCCCTGCCGGCTCCCCTGGACAAGACCACCCTCATCTCCCTGCGCAACAACACCGGCTTTCACCGGGCCGAGCCCATGGCCCGCGAAGAGGTGCTTCGGCTCAGCGGCCTGAGCTTCCCCCCGGAGACGCACACCTATTTCCTGGCCACCCTGGGCGGCGCCTCGGCCTCCGCCTCCGGGGCCTCCAGCCCGGTGGACGACAAGAACCTGGAGGCCGTGCGCATCCGCCTGCGCGGCCAAAAGCCGGGGCTGTTTGCCTGGACCGCGCCGCAGGAGGCCGAGCTTGTCGGCCCGGCGGGCCAAACCCTGGCCGGGCTAAAGCTCTACGCCCTGCCGGACGGCGGCGAAGCGCTGCCCCCGGCGGCGCGCCCCTCCCCGGCCCCGCCCTGGCCCGCCTTGGCCCAGGGCCAGGCTCCGCGCCTGAGCCTCATGCCCGCCCCGGAGGTGCGGGCCCCGGAAGGCGAGCTGCGCCTGCGCCTGCAGCTGCCGCAAGGGGAGCTGGTGTTCCCGGTGAGCCTGAGCGCCCAGGCCTCGCCCCGGCCGGGGATGAGCTTCATTCCCCCCGAACTGGCCGGGGTGCTGCGCCTGGGCCAGACCCGCCCGGTGCGCTACGACCCGGAGCACCACAGCTTCCTCCTGCACCGGCGGGGCTACGCCGCCTTCCGCCTCTACGCCCGGAGCATCGACGACGTGGCCGGGCTAAAGGAGCATTTCGAGTCCCAAGGCATCGAGGTGCGCACCAAGGCGGCCGAGATTCTCCAGGTCAAGGAGTTGGACCGTTATCTGAGCCTCATCTTCTGGCTCATCGCGGCGGTGGGCATCGCCGGGGGCACCGCCTCCCTGGTGGCCAGCCTCTACGCCTCAGTGGAGCGCAAGAAGCGCGACCTGGCGGTGCTGCGGCTCATCGGCCTGCCCCGTAGCGCGCTGCTGCGCTTCCCGGTGTACCAGGGCGCCGCGCTGGCCGGGGGCGGCTTTGGGCTGGCCCTGGGCTTTTTCGGTCTGCTGGCCTACGCCATCAACACCCTGTTCGCCGCCCACCTGCACCCGGGGGAGAGCTTCTGCCGTCTGCCCTGGCAGGAGTTGGGCCTGGCCCTGGCCGCCACCCTGGCGGTGGCCGCCCTGGCCGCGGTGCTGGCCGCCTTGCGGGTGAGCCGCATCGAGCCCGCCGAGGCTTTGCGCGATGAATAG